A genomic stretch from Etheostoma cragini isolate CJK2018 chromosome 8, CSU_Ecrag_1.0, whole genome shotgun sequence includes:
- the LOC117949570 gene encoding muscarinic acetylcholine receptor M2-like has translation METLNFSHTANISSDDNTSFFSGSPYSTVEMVLIILVAGSLSVITVIGNILVMLSIKVNRNLQTVNNYFLFSLACADLIIGICSMNLYTVYIVIGYWPLGAVVCDLWLAVDYVVSNASVMNLLIISFDRYFCVTKPLSYPAHRSTKMAGLMIAAAWVLSFILWAPAILFWQFIVGGRTVPPGMCYIQFFSNPAVTFGTAIAAFYLPVVIMIYLYWRISKASRSRMRRDSKKTSGTSLGEVPSNSQEDGCESQNNCITTKDTQVELGDEKEKLTQQNGSRPCQEGRTDQMDSKADSNQASMSKDSVAPVSLQKGLNGGKQTNQTTSPQNSQSKVTRTLFKVTNQSAVAKWKRKGISSREKKVTRTIMAILVTFVATWTPYNVMVLINTFCSVCIPNSLWTIGYWLCYINSTINPACYALCNPTFKNTFKHLLLCQYKNIRTAR, from the exons ATGGAGACTCTGAATTTCTCCCACACTGCCAACATCAGCAGTGATGATAACACCAGCTTCTTCTCTGGAAGCCCTTACTCAACTGTAGAGATGGTACTCATCATCCTGGTGGCTGGATCTTTGAGTGTGATCACCGTCATCGGAAACATCCTGGTCATGCTCTCTATAAAg GTAAACAGGAATCTGCAGACTGTCAACAActacttcctgttcagcctggcCTGTGCTGACCTCATTATTGGCATCTGCTCCATGAACCTCTACACTGTCTATATTGTAATTGGCTACTGGCCCTTGGGAGCAGTAGTGTGTGACCTGTGGTTGGCTGTTGATTATGTTGTCAGCAACGCCTCAGTCATGAACCTGCTCATCATTAGTTTTGACCGTTACTTCTGTGTCACCAAACCGCTCAGTTACCCAGCGCACCGCAGCACCAAGATGGCAGGTCTGATGATTGCTGCTGCCTGGGTCTTGTCCTTCATCCTGTGGGCTCCAGCCATTTTGTTCTGGCAGTTCATTGTGGGTGGGAGAACCGTGCCACCAGGTATGTGCTACATCCAGTTCTTCTCAAACCCTGCGGTGACATTTGGGACAGCCATAGCAGCTTTTTACCTCCCAGTTGTCATCATGATCTACCTCTACTGGCGCATCTCCAAGGCCAGCCGCAGCCGCATGAGGAGGGACAGCAAAAAGACCTCAGGAACCAGTCTGGGAGAGGTCCCCTCTAACAGCCAGGAGGATGGATGTGAGAGCCAGAACAACTGCATTACAACAAAAGACACTCAGGTGGAGCTTGGAGATGAGAAGGAAAAGTTGACGCAGCAGAACGGAAGCAGACCATGTCAGGAAGGCAGAACGGACCAGATGGACTCCAAGGCAGACAGCAACCAGGCTTCAATGTCTAAGGACAGTGTGGCCCCTGTGTCATTACAGAAAGGCTTAAATGGTGGGAAACAGACAAATCAAACAACTTCTCCGCAGAACTCACAAAGTAAGGTCACAAGGACACTGTTTAAG GTGACGAATCAGAGTGCTGTGGCAAAGTGGAAAAGGAAGGGCATTTCTTCCAGGGAGAAAAAGGTGACGCGCACCATCATGGCCATTTTGGTTACTTTTGTTGCCACATGGACACCGTACAACGTGATGGTCCTGATCAACACCTTCTGTTCCGTCTGCATCCCAAACTCCCTCTGGACCATTGGCTACTGGCTCTGCTACATAAACAGCACAATCAACCCAGCCTGCTACGCCCTCTGCAACCCCACCTTCAAAAACACCTTTAAGCACCTGCTGCTGTGCCAATACAAGAATATACGTACAGCACGATGA